From Simonsiella muelleri ATCC 29453:
ACCAGTGTTTTTAAGAACCTGTATTCATAGCTAATCGCAATGGATTGTTGTCCCAGTAGTCGGTGCGAATGTAAGGCAAATTTTATGCCAATTGTTACTATTAGCATGAAATTCAACACAGCAGGCGTGCCAAATGAGGCTAAAATCCATCGCAATTGGCTATGAATACAGGTTCCAAGATTACGAACACAGGCTCTTACCATATTAATCAGTTAGTTAACCAAAGCAGAATGCGGTTTAACTGTATGTCAGTTGATGCGCCAATAAACTATTTTTTGTAGTTTTTTTCCAGTATCATACTTTTTGAAGCACTGCCAAATATTTCGCGTGAAATGCAATGTGTTCGCCAATAAATGTGCTGACAAAATAATAGCTATGGTCGTAACCTTCGCGCATATTCAGTTCTAACGCGAAACCGCGTTCTGCCGCCACTTGAGCCAGTTTTTCAGGCTGCAATTCGCGTGGATAAAACTCATCTGCTGTGCCTTGGTCAATTTTACATGGCAATAAAGTTTCGGCTTCGCGCAATAATGTAACGCTGTCGTATGTTTTCCATGCGGCAGTGTCTTTGCCTAAATATTCACGGAATGCGGCTTGCCCCCAAGCAGAATCGCTGGGCGATACAATCGGCGCGAATGCAGAAACTGATTGATAACGCTCTGGATTTTTGATGGCAATTTGCAATGCGCCGTGTCCACCCATGCTGTGCCCTGCAATACTGCGAGTTTGATTGACTGGGAAATTTTGTTCAATCAAATCAGGCAATTCATTCACAATGTAATCATACATATGATAGTTTTTCGCCCATGGTTCTTGGGTGGCGTTCACATAAAAACCTGCGCCATGTCCAATGTTGATGGCATTTTGATTGGGTACATCATCGCCACGCGGAGACGTGTCGGGCATCACAATGGCGATACCGTGTTCGGCGGCATAACGTTGTGCGCCTGCTTTGGTGGCGAAGTTTTCATCGGTGCAAGTCAAACCTGATAACCAATACAATACGGGTACGCGGCTGCCTGAAAGGGCTCGCGGCGGCAGATAAATGGCGAAAATCATGTCGCATTGGTTGGATTGAGAAAAGTGGCGATAGCGGCGGTGTGCGCCGTTGAAATGTTTGTATTCGTTGAGTAAAGTGAGCATGAATCTGTTTCCAATTGGTGTTGTCTATTTTCAGGCTGCCTGAATGAAGCTGGGTCAATACCCAGCTTATTGGCTATGAATACAGGTTCTTAGAAATGAATGACTGTACGAATCGATTTGCCTTCGTGCATCAAATCGAACGCGTTGTTGATGTCTTCCAATGGCATGGTATGTGTGATGAAATCGCTCAATTTAAACTCACCGTGTTGATATTGGTCAATTAAATCAGGCAATTCGCTGCGACCTTTGTAGCCGCCAAACGCCGAACCGCGCCACACACGTCCTGTTACCAATTGGAATGGACGCGTTTTGATTTCTGCTCCTGCAGGCGCAACTCCGATAATCACGCTTTCGCCCCAGCCTTTGTGGCAGCATTCCAACGCGGCGCGCATCAAATCTACGTTGCCAACGCATTCAAATGAGAAATCTACGCCGCCATCGGTCATTTCAATAATCACGTCTTGAATCGGTTTGTCGTAATCTTTGGGATTGACAAAATCGGTTGCACCCAATTCTTTGGCTTTGGCGAATTTATCGGGATTGATATCAACGGCAATAATGCGGCTGGCTTTAGACATTCGTGCGCCAATAATCGCTGCCAAGCCAATACCACCCAAACCGAACACCGCTACGGTGTCGCCCGCTTTGACTTTAGCGGTTTTGGTAACTGCACCGATGCCTGTGGTTACGCCGCAACCGAGTAAGCAAACTTCTTCCAATGGCGCATCATCTTGAATTTTTGCCAATGAATATTGTGAAACCACTGTGTATTCAGAGAAAGTAGATGTACCCATGTAGTGATAAATTGGTTTGCCATCTTTGTAGAAACGTGTGGTGCCATCTGGCATTAAGCCTTTGCCTTGTGTGGCGCGAACGGAAGAACAAAGATTGGTTTTGCCTGATGTGCAGAATTTGCATTGTTTGCATTCAGCAGTGTAGAGCGGAATAACGTGGTCGCCAACCGCAAAATCGGTAACGCCTTCGCCTACGGCTTCTACGATGCCAGCACCTTCGTGTCCCAAAACGCAAGGGAATACGCCTTCGGAATCTTGTCCTGATAAGGTGTAGGCATCGGTGTGGCAAACGCCTGTTGCCACAATGCGTACCAGTACTTCGCCTGCTTGTGGTGGCATTAAGTCAATTTCTTCAATGACTAAAGGTTGATTGGGCGCGTAAGCAACGGCTGCACGGGTTTTGATGAACTGCGTCATGATGTATATCCTGTTAATGTAGAAAGGAAAAGCATTATAGAGCAAAAGCAGCCTGAAAAATACATTCCAAGCTGCTTTTAGCATAATTAATTGATGCTGATTTGGGTTTAATATCAGTAGAATTCCCTGAAACGGTTACTCTATTTTTCCATTTTTTTAAGAATCTGTATTCATAAAAATACTACTGCATTGTCTGCTCCATTATGTGCTTGATGTGAACGACCGTCATCATGACAAATCACAAACCATCCCAACCTTGGAACATCAAACCCATACCAATCCCCGTCTGTTTATGATTGTAATCCAATAAGTTTTCGCCATAACCATGGAAACCTTGCACAAAACCTTTGAGTTTACCTTTGATGGGGAATGTGTACGCCAATTCAATTGCACCTTTATTGTGGAACGGATTGTAGCGCAATGTAGACGTTAAACTGCGTTTTTCATCAAAATTATACGATGTTCTGATGTCGCCAAAACCATAGTAATCAGTGATATCGGGATTATCATCTTGGCTGTCTTTGGACGGATCCAATCGCGCCCACAAACGCGGTTGTATAGTCAATTTACCCCATTCCATAC
This genomic window contains:
- the fghA gene encoding S-formylglutathione hydrolase; amino-acid sequence: MLTLLNEYKHFNGAHRRYRHFSQSNQCDMIFAIYLPPRALSGSRVPVLYWLSGLTCTDENFATKAGAQRYAAEHGIAIVMPDTSPRGDDVPNQNAINIGHGAGFYVNATQEPWAKNYHMYDYIVNELPDLIEQNFPVNQTRSIAGHSMGGHGALQIAIKNPERYQSVSAFAPIVSPSDSAWGQAAFREYLGKDTAAWKTYDSVTLLREAETLLPCKIDQGTADEFYPRELQPEKLAQVAAERGFALELNMREGYDHSYYFVSTFIGEHIAFHAKYLAVLQKV
- a CDS encoding S-(hydroxymethyl)glutathione dehydrogenase/class III alcohol dehydrogenase; its protein translation is MTQFIKTRAAVAYAPNQPLVIEEIDLMPPQAGEVLVRIVATGVCHTDAYTLSGQDSEGVFPCVLGHEGAGIVEAVGEGVTDFAVGDHVIPLYTAECKQCKFCTSGKTNLCSSVRATQGKGLMPDGTTRFYKDGKPIYHYMGTSTFSEYTVVSQYSLAKIQDDAPLEEVCLLGCGVTTGIGAVTKTAKVKAGDTVAVFGLGGIGLAAIIGARMSKASRIIAVDINPDKFAKAKELGATDFVNPKDYDKPIQDVIIEMTDGGVDFSFECVGNVDLMRAALECCHKGWGESVIIGVAPAGAEIKTRPFQLVTGRVWRGSAFGGYKGRSELPDLIDQYQHGEFKLSDFITHTMPLEDINNAFDLMHEGKSIRTVIHF